From the genome of Pyxidicoccus trucidator:
AGGTGCGCCTGGACGACCCTCCTGAAGCGAGCTTGTTCTTCGGGGGACGTGCAGAACAGCGGCCCCAGGTGGGAGGTGAGTGCCTGAACGTCCTCGTCGATCCTCACACCCCGGCGCTGCAGCTCCACCATGAGCTGGTGTGCCGCCAGGAACTGGCGCGTGTCGACCTTGAAGCCTGCGTCGCGCAGTTGTGCGGTGAGCAGCGGGAGGTCCAGCGTCGGTTTCATGTGTCAGTCGAACTTGAGCTTGCCCTCGATGAACCTCTCCAGGAGCGACCTGACCGCAGGCTGGTCGTCCGAGTTCTTGACGAGCGCATGCAGCCCCTGGAACGCGATGGGCTGCGACTCCTTGAGCCTGCGGTCGGGCGCCGCCTTCATCTGCCGCATGAAGGTGAGCCACTGCAGCAACTCCGCGGTGGAGATGCGCCGCTGGAGTTGGGCCTTCTCGCGCAAATAGCGGAAGAACTTCAAGGCGTCCTGGAGCAGCGCACCGCCTGGTAGCTTCTCCTCGGGCGTACGGGCGATGAGAATCTCCAGCAGCCGCGTCTCTGAAGGGAAGGGAATGTCGTAGTAGATGCAGCGGCGCAGGAACGGCTCGGGCAGCGCCTTCTCCGAGTTGCTGGTGATGACCACGATGGGCCTCAGCGTGTCCTCTACCTTCCCTCTCCCGCCGACGGTCCGGCCACCGAGTTCCGGGATACGGAAGTACATCTGGTCCAGCTCATTCAGAAGGTCGTTGGGGAAGTCCAGCGGCGCCTTGTCGATCTCGTCGATCAACACCACGCTTCGCCGCGGGCCCCGGTACCTGTGACCCGGGGGCAGGAGGGACCTCACGTTCTCCACGGGGCAGGCGTCCAACAGCGCGCGGCCGAGCGCGTTGTACGCGATGTAATCCACGTTGTTCCTGCTCCCCTTGATGTGCGCCGCGTGGAACCTACCGATCGCGTCAAACGAGTAGAAGAGGTCGCGTGAGACCGAAGTCGACTTGGTCTCGAACTTCTCGACCTCGAAGGAGGTCACCCCCTCTACGCCTTGGCGGTGCAGTTGCCAGGCGATGCTGGATGCGAGTTGCGTCTTGCCCGCCCCGGGATCCCCCGTGACGAGCAGCGGGCGCTGCAGGACGAGCGCCACGTTGACAGCGTTCACCAGGTCATCGTCTGGCACGTAGCCTGATGGATGTTCACCACCAGCGCGCTTCGCCTCCTCCTTGTCCTCCTTCGTCACGAGGCGTTCGATGTCTTTCGTGTAGTGCATGGTCCTCTCGTCATGGCGAGGAGCGGTCGCCGAGGAGTTCCTGTACGTGGTGCGCGAAATGGCTCATCCGGAGCCTACTGTCTCGCAGGCGGTAGCGTGAGCTCTTCACGAGCTCCTGTAACTGCAGCCGCTTCTCGCGGACGAAGGGCCGCACTTCCGGCCGGTCGAGCCAGACGTCGATGTCAGGTCTTCCGATGGGGGCCAGTGCTGGAAGTACGGCCGCTCCCCCCACCATCACCCGACCCGATGTGCCCGGGGGAACCAGAGAACTCTCCTCGGCGTAGTGGCGCAGGTTCACCCAAAGGAGGAACGGATGGCTCGGAACGATGACCGCGTTCTTTCCATCGGGACTCGGAAGCCGAAACAGGTCCTGCCACGCACTGGCGAGGTTCTCCACGAACAGGCGGCCGCCTTGCGGCAGGTCATCATCCGCGGCCTCAAGCACCAGGACCTGCGGTTGTCCCGGGGATTTGAGGTATTGGGTGAGCTGCTCATCCGACGCGGTCGAACCGAGGACATGCTGCTTGATGCGCTGGCGGAGCAACGGGGCGCAGTCCTTCAGCTTGGTGTATGGCGTTGGCCACACCAGCTTGTGCTCGGCCAGACCGGACCTCGTGGCGCCAAGGCAATTCTCGAGGATGGCGGGCTTCACCCGGCGCAGGAAGTCGTTGTGGCTCTCGTCCCCGTGACCATGGACGACACAGATCGGCGTCCGCTCCTGCCGCAGGATGGCGTTGAGGTAATCGTTGAGCGCCCCCTCCTGCACGTCGCGGTCACACAGGTACGGAAGCATCTCTGGGATCGGCTCCGCCTGCGGGGTGGCCGAGGTACCCAGGCATGCGTGGAGCCGCTTCGCGAGCCGTTTCACGTCCCCGTCCTTCTGCTTGCGCGTCAGTTCCTCGTGCTGGAGCCTGAGGAGCGGACGAAGCTCCTCAGGCAGCCGCTCGGCTCCGGGTAGCTTTGCCGGCTCGACAAGAACCGGGATGACGAGAACGTCTCGGGGACCGCGAACGAGCGCCCCATGGACCTCCCTTCGAACCCAATCGCCCTCGTGCTTCAAGCGCCGGATGCTCCTCCAGTTCGTCCACCCCTTGCCGACGACCACAAGCATGGCGCGGCACGTCTGGACCGCGTCCTGGAGCTCGTTCGGCCAAACCTGACCAGCCTCCAGACGAAGCGAGTCCAGGAACACATCGAATCCGAGGTCCGCCAGATCGTCCGCCAGTATTCGCGCTGCTTCCCAGTCGGAATGCCGGTAGCTGATGAAGATGTGAGGCATGTTCTCGGCCGGCAAGGGCGCCCCCGTGTGCTCACAGGGGATGGTTCGCCGTGATGAAACCACAAAATCCCCATGCTCCCAATCGGCTGAGGCCGTGGGTCTTCAGATGCCGCGCTGCTGATCCAGCTGACCGCTCAGGGAGAAGCGGACGTGCAGGCAGGCCGCACGGTGCCACAGTCCGCGGTCCGGTGCCCTCAAACGACTGGAGGCGGCGGCGCGGCCACTGGAACAGCATCCCCGGCGCTGGCGCGGCTCCTCCGCCGGACCTGAAGCCGCCCCAGGGGCCAGTCCCAGCTTCTACTGGGGGCTGGAGTCCACGCCGTCGCAGTTGGGCTCCACGACGGGGAAGGCGTCCTTCTGGGAGGAGTGCACGCACAGGCCGTTGAGCGGCTCGCACTCCGAGTAGGTCCAGGTCGACACCCGCGGGTCCTCGCGCCAGCTCGCGTGCTTGAGCGTCCCTCCATTCAGGTCCCTGAAGACGGTCGTGCCGTGATTGAGCTCGACGCCCACCACGATGAGGCTGGTCTCCTCCCCCTCGTCCTCGGTGCTGAACTGGAGGTGGACCCGGGTCTCCTCTCCGAAAGCCTCGATGCGGATCTCCATGGGCTCCCCATGGCAGGAGGGGTGGATGACGAGCTTCCCCGATCTCCGCGTCAGTTGGGTCCACGTCCCCTCCAACTGCTGGGCCAGCTGCTGCTCCGCCGGGGTGATCACCCCCCGGAGCTTCGAGAACCCCCGTTGCTCCGCATCCTGCTGGCTCGGGGGTGGCTCCGGGAGCTTCTCCAGCGCGCTCTTCAAGGTATCGGAAGGGACATACCGGCCCCCCCAAGCGGGAGAGGAGGAGACGAGCGTGGCGCCCCAGGCAGCGGCCAGCAAGGAGCCGATGAAGGAGAGGAGGCCGCGAGTGGATTGGGCAGAGTGGCTGAAGAGGACGTTCGACTTCGACGTGTTCGCCTGCGTGAGGTGTGGAGGCAGACGGCGAGTGCTGGCGTACGTGAACGAGGCGGCAGGAGTGCGAGCGATTCTGGAGCACCTGGGCCTGCCCACGGCAGGTGCGAGGCTGGCCCCGCCGCGCGAGCCCCCTCAGGCCGCGTGGTGTTGAGGCTCAAGCCGCCAGGGCCAAGAGAGCCAAGCCCCTGCCGCGCACCTCATGGGAGGGCGGCCAGGGCCGGCGTGTCGACGGCGGCCGACAAGACCTCCGAGCAACTCTCCCAGTGGACGACGGGGCTGAACCTCGCGGTGAGCTGGAGCGGGCTAAAGGCGCTGGGGCTCCCAGCCGCGGCGCTGGAGAGCTTCCCCACCGAGTTCCGGGAGGGCATGGTCGCCCGTGCGGACATCCTCTGCGGCTGGTATGGCGAGCGCGATCCGCTCATGATGCACGGCGCGGGCAAGCTCACCCTGCCGCGCGCGCCGCTGCGCCGGTGCGTGGAGGGAATCTAACGCTTCGTCACCATGAAGGGTGGGGGCTACTTCTTCCTCCCCAGCATGAAGGCGCTAGAGTCCTGGCGAACCTGGAAGCTCCCACGGCCTGATACGCTGCTGTGCGGGCGACTGCCGGTTCGGTTGCAGCGGGACGTGCGGAGGAGCAGCGATTGTGACCCAGCAGACCACCCTCCTGATTGTCGATGATGATCCAGACATCCTGGAAGCATTGAGCGAGATCATGGAGGCCGAGGGCTTCGGGACCCTGCCCGCACGCAATGGCAAGGAGGCTCTCGAAAAGATGGAGCACGTCCGCCCCGACATCATCGTCCTCGACCTGATGATGCCGGTGATGGACGGGTGGGAGTTCGCGCAGCGCCTTCGCATGCGACGCATCCGGCCCCGGATTCCGATTGTGGTCCTATCCGCCGACAGGAATGTAAGGAGCAAAGCGCTTGACATCGGTGCGTGCGGACATCTGGCGAAACCATTCGACCTGAATGATCTCATTCAGATGATCCGTCTCACGCTGGAGATACGGGACGGGTGGATGTGGAGGACCTTGGGAATCTCACGTGTCCCCACTTTTCCCAAGCTGTGGCTTTCGGCGGTAGAGACTCTTCGGAGGGCACTGGGGATGTCATCCGTCCGCAGCACTCAGGAGGAGCCCCCGCCCTCACGCCCCGCGGACATGCCTTCTTCCCAGGAGCGCCCCGCGCCTCCACTCAGACGCGATGTCTACCCCTATGTCATGGGGGGATTGCTCCACGACGCCCTGAACGTCGCCGCGTCGCTGCAGCACTTCTCCCACAAGGAGCCCGAGGCCCCCGCCAGCGAATCGAAAAGCGCTGCTCGCATGAGAGTGGGGCTCGAGCGGCTCGTCCGCGTCCTGCAGCTCATGCAGGACATTTCGAGGGCCTACTACGCCCCCGAGCAACAGGCGCAGGAGCAGGAGACCATCGAGAGGGTCGCGGACCAGTACCGGCGCGCGCACCCCGAGTTCAGCTATGCCGTCTCGCAGTCGAAGCCGTTGGACCTTCCGGCCGGCATCAGCACCTTCCTCGTCGGCGAACTGCTCGAGAACGCTACGCGTGCCTGCGAGGGTGTCTCCTCCCCCCGGATCGAGCTTCGGATCGAAGTCGAGACCGATGGCACCGACTCCATCATTTGTACG
Proteins encoded in this window:
- a CDS encoding AAA family ATPase, yielding MHYTKDIERLVTKEDKEEAKRAGGEHPSGYVPDDDLVNAVNVALVLQRPLLVTGDPGAGKTQLASSIAWQLHRQGVEGVTSFEVEKFETKSTSVSRDLFYSFDAIGRFHAAHIKGSRNNVDYIAYNALGRALLDACPVENVRSLLPPGHRYRGPRRSVVLIDEIDKAPLDFPNDLLNELDQMYFRIPELGGRTVGGRGKVEDTLRPIVVITSNSEKALPEPFLRRCIYYDIPFPSETRLLEILIARTPEEKLPGGALLQDALKFFRYLREKAQLQRRISTAELLQWLTFMRQMKAAPDRRLKESQPIAFQGLHALVKNSDDQPAVRSLLERFIEGKLKFD
- a CDS encoding TIR domain-containing protein; the protein is MPAENMPHIFISYRHSDWEAARILADDLADLGFDVFLDSLRLEAGQVWPNELQDAVQTCRAMLVVVGKGWTNWRSIRRLKHEGDWVRREVHGALVRGPRDVLVIPVLVEPAKLPGAERLPEELRPLLRLQHEELTRKQKDGDVKRLAKRLHACLGTSATPQAEPIPEMLPYLCDRDVQEGALNDYLNAILRQERTPICVVHGHGDESHNDFLRRVKPAILENCLGATRSGLAEHKLVWPTPYTKLKDCAPLLRQRIKQHVLGSTASDEQLTQYLKSPGQPQVLVLEAADDDLPQGGRLFVENLASAWQDLFRLPSPDGKNAVIVPSHPFLLWVNLRHYAEESSLVPPGTSGRVMVGGAAVLPALAPIGRPDIDVWLDRPEVRPFVREKRLQLQELVKSSRYRLRDSRLRMSHFAHHVQELLGDRSSP